From one Staphylococcus kloosii genomic stretch:
- the aspS gene encoding aspartate--tRNA ligase — MSKRTTYCGLVTESLLDQEVTLKGWVHNRRDLGGLIFIDLRDREGYVQIVFNPSFSEEALQTAESVRSEYVVEVTGLVKKREPETVNPKIATGQVEVQVSDINVINKAETPPFSLNEENQNVDENIRLKYRYLDLRRQELAQTFKMRHQTTKAVRNYLDDAGFYDIETPVLTKSTPEGARDYLVPSRVHDGEFYALPQSPQIFKQLLMISGFDKYYQIVKCFRDEDLRADRQPEFTQIDIEMSFVDQEDVIEMGEEMLKKVVKDVKGIDLQEQFPRMTYDEAMRRYGSDKPDTRFDMELIDVSELGKVMDFKVFNSAVEKGGQVKAIVAKGAADQYTRKDIDGLTEFVNIYGAKGLAWVKVVEDGVSGPIGRFFEDDHVATLQSLTGAEAGDLVLFVADSQSVVSQSLGALRVKLARELGLIDESKLNFLWVTDWPLLEYDEESKRYVAAHHPFTAPKDEHIDKLSTEPENVQAKAYDIVLNGYELGGGSIRIHEGDLQAKMFEALGFTEEQTREQFGFLLDAFKYGAPPHGGIALGLDRLVMLLTNRTNLRDTIAFPKTASATCLLTDAPSEVSDKQLEELSLRIRH; from the coding sequence ATGAGTAAACGAACAACTTACTGTGGATTAGTTACAGAATCATTATTAGACCAAGAAGTAACATTAAAGGGTTGGGTTCACAACCGTAGAGACTTAGGTGGATTAATTTTTATTGATTTAAGAGACCGTGAAGGTTATGTACAAATTGTGTTTAATCCTTCATTCTCTGAAGAAGCATTACAAACAGCTGAATCAGTACGTTCAGAATATGTTGTAGAAGTAACAGGACTTGTGAAAAAAAGAGAACCAGAAACTGTAAATCCTAAAATTGCTACTGGTCAAGTTGAAGTGCAAGTTTCTGATATTAATGTTATTAATAAAGCAGAAACACCACCATTTTCTTTAAATGAAGAAAATCAAAATGTAGACGAAAATATTCGTTTAAAATATAGATATTTAGACTTAAGAAGACAAGAATTAGCTCAAACATTCAAGATGCGTCATCAAACAACAAAGGCAGTACGTAATTATTTAGACGATGCTGGTTTTTATGACATTGAAACACCTGTATTAACAAAATCAACTCCTGAGGGTGCACGTGACTATTTAGTGCCTTCTCGTGTACACGACGGTGAATTTTATGCATTACCACAATCACCACAAATTTTTAAACAGTTATTGATGATAAGTGGTTTTGACAAATACTACCAAATCGTTAAATGTTTTAGAGACGAAGATTTACGTGCTGACAGACAACCAGAATTTACTCAAATCGATATCGAAATGAGCTTTGTTGATCAAGAAGATGTTATTGAAATGGGCGAAGAAATGCTGAAAAAAGTCGTGAAAGACGTTAAAGGCATTGATTTACAAGAACAATTCCCACGTATGACTTATGACGAAGCGATGAGAAGATATGGTTCAGATAAGCCAGATACACGTTTTGACATGGAATTAATTGATGTATCTGAATTAGGTAAAGTTATGGACTTTAAAGTGTTTAATAGCGCAGTTGAAAAAGGTGGACAAGTTAAAGCTATCGTTGCCAAAGGTGCTGCTGACCAATACACACGAAAAGATATAGATGGATTAACTGAATTTGTAAATATCTATGGTGCTAAAGGTTTAGCATGGGTTAAAGTTGTAGAAGATGGCGTAAGTGGTCCAATAGGACGTTTCTTTGAAGATGATCACGTTGCTACTTTACAAAGCCTAACAGGTGCCGAAGCAGGTGACTTAGTCCTATTCGTAGCAGATTCACAAAGTGTCGTATCACAAAGTTTAGGTGCATTACGTGTGAAATTAGCTCGAGAATTAGGCTTAATTGACGAAAGTAAATTGAACTTCTTATGGGTAACTGATTGGCCATTATTAGAATATGATGAAGAATCTAAACGTTATGTAGCTGCTCACCATCCTTTCACTGCACCAAAAGATGAACATATAGATAAATTGTCTACAGAACCTGAAAACGTGCAAGCTAAAGCATATGACATTGTGTTAAATGGTTATGAGCTTGGCGGTGGTTCAATAAGAATTCACGAAGGCGACTTACAAGCTAAAATGTTCGAAGCTTTAGGTTTCACAGAGGAACAGACAAGAGAGCAATTTGGTTTCTTATTAGATGCATTCAAATATGGTGCGCCACCACATGGCGGTATCGCTTTAGGTCTTGATAGATTAGTAATGTTATTAACAAACAGAACAAATCTTAGAGATACAATTGCATTCCCTAAAACTGCATCAGCTACATGTCTATTAACTGATGCACCTAGCGAAGTATCTGATAAACAATTAGAAGAGTTGTCATTACGCATTAGACATTAA
- a CDS encoding tRNA threonylcarbamoyladenosine dehydratase: protein MKHQFSRNELAYGQEGLDLLKEQTVVVLGVGGVGSFAAEALARTNIGHIILIDKDDVDITNVNRQLHALTSTIGQSKVTLMEERIKLINPDCKVTSLHMFYTEDTYEELFEQYDIDYFIDASDTIMYKVHLMEQCLNRGIKVISSMGAANKTDPTRFQIEDISKTHTDRMARIIRQKLKKKGIRKGIPVVFSDESPIIIREDVKATVGDENAPTRKAQIPPSSNAFVPSVVGLICASYVINDIVKDIPVTRIKDKGQV from the coding sequence ATGAAGCATCAATTTTCAAGAAATGAATTGGCTTATGGTCAAGAAGGTTTGGATTTATTAAAAGAACAAACCGTAGTTGTACTAGGGGTTGGCGGTGTAGGTTCATTTGCTGCTGAAGCTTTGGCAAGAACTAACATAGGTCATATTATACTTATTGATAAAGATGATGTTGATATTACAAACGTAAACCGTCAGTTACATGCTTTAACATCTACTATAGGACAAAGTAAAGTTACATTGATGGAAGAACGTATTAAGTTGATAAATCCTGATTGCAAAGTAACTTCTTTACATATGTTCTATACAGAAGATACTTACGAAGAACTATTCGAACAATATGATATAGATTACTTTATAGATGCGAGTGACACTATTATGTATAAAGTACATTTAATGGAACAGTGTTTAAATAGAGGTATAAAAGTGATTTCAAGTATGGGTGCAGCAAATAAAACAGATCCAACAAGATTTCAAATTGAAGATATTTCTAAAACGCACACTGATAGAATGGCCCGCATTATTCGTCAGAAATTAAAGAAAAAAGGTATCCGCAAAGGTATACCTGTAGTTTTTTCAGATGAAAGTCCAATAATTATTAGAGAAGATGTTAAGGCGACTGTAGGTGATGAAAATGCACCAACTAGAAAAGCGCAAATTCCACCATCTTCTAATGCCTTTGTGCCAAGTGTTGTGGGTTTAATATGCGCAAGTTATGTTATTAATGATATAGTAAAAGATATTCCAGTAACTAGAATAAAAGACAAAGGCCAAGTGTAA
- a CDS encoding replication-associated recombination protein A, whose amino-acid sequence MTNEPLAARMRPENIDEIISQQHLVGPTGIIRRMVDTKRLSSMIFYGPPGIGKTSIAKAIAGSTQYKFRQLNAVSNTKKDMQLIVEEAKMSGQVILLLDEIHRLDKTKQDFLLPHLENGKIVLIGATTSNPYHAINPAIRSRAQIFELYPLTDEDVNLALKRALEDDERGLKSYNAQVDDDAMEYFSTQSQGDVRSALNALELAVLSSEVNEDMRHITLQDAKDCLQRGAFLSDKDGDMHYDVMSAFQKSIRGSDVNAALHYLARLIEAGDLPTIARRLLVISFEDVGLASPNAGQRTLAAIDAAERLGFPEARIPLSQAVIELCLSPKSNSAITSIDKALSDIRKGHVGQIPDHLKDGHYSGAKELGRAIGYQYPHSHESGFIAQQYLPDKLKNKIYYEPKTTSKSEQQFKSIYENITQAQQQNSK is encoded by the coding sequence GTGACTAATGAACCATTAGCTGCAAGAATGCGTCCAGAAAATATAGACGAAATTATTTCCCAACAACATTTGGTTGGTCCAACAGGTATTATTAGAAGAATGGTAGACACTAAACGTTTATCATCAATGATTTTTTATGGGCCACCTGGCATTGGTAAAACGAGCATTGCTAAAGCAATTGCTGGGAGTACGCAATATAAATTCAGACAGTTAAATGCTGTTTCTAACACTAAAAAAGATATGCAACTTATAGTTGAAGAAGCTAAAATGTCTGGCCAAGTAATTTTGCTATTAGATGAAATCCATAGATTAGATAAAACGAAACAAGATTTTTTATTACCACACCTAGAAAATGGCAAAATCGTATTGATTGGTGCAACTACTTCAAACCCATACCATGCAATCAATCCAGCAATACGTTCAAGAGCTCAAATATTCGAATTATACCCACTAACTGATGAAGATGTGAACTTAGCACTCAAAAGAGCCTTGGAGGACGATGAAAGAGGATTAAAAAGCTATAACGCACAAGTCGATGATGATGCAATGGAATATTTTTCAACACAAAGTCAAGGAGACGTTAGAAGTGCCTTAAACGCTTTGGAATTAGCAGTCTTAAGTTCAGAAGTGAATGAAGATATGCGCCACATTACATTACAGGATGCTAAAGATTGTTTACAACGAGGTGCTTTTCTTAGTGATAAAGATGGAGATATGCATTATGACGTAATGAGTGCATTTCAAAAGTCGATTCGTGGTAGCGACGTGAACGCCGCATTGCACTATCTTGCGCGTTTAATCGAAGCTGGTGATTTACCCACGATTGCACGTCGTTTACTTGTTATAAGTTTTGAAGATGTCGGTTTAGCTTCTCCTAATGCAGGTCAACGGACATTAGCCGCTATTGATGCAGCAGAAAGACTCGGATTCCCTGAGGCACGTATCCCATTAAGTCAGGCTGTAATTGAGTTATGCTTATCACCTAAATCAAATTCGGCGATAACATCTATAGATAAAGCACTTTCAGATATAAGAAAAGGCCATGTCGGACAAATACCTGACCATTTAAAAGATGGACATTATTCAGGAGCAAAAGAATTAGGTCGAGCTATAGGTTATCAATATCCTCATAGTCACGAAAGTGGATTTATTGCACAACAGTATTTACCTGATAAACTTAAAAATAAAATTTATTATGAACCAAAAACAACTTCAAAATCTGAACAACAATTTAAATCGATATATGAAAACATTACTCAAGCGCAACAACAAAATTCAAAATAA
- the cymR gene encoding cysteine metabolism transcriptional regulator CymR yields the protein MKISTKGRYGLTLMISLAKKEGQGCVSLKSIAEENNLSDLYLEQLVGPLRNAGLIRSVRGAKGGYQLRVPAEEISAGDIIRLLEGPITFVESIESEPPAQKQLWIRMRDAVRDVLDNTTLKYLAEYKETDNLDGYMFYI from the coding sequence ATGAAAATTTCAACTAAAGGAAGATACGGACTAACTTTAATGATTTCCTTAGCTAAAAAAGAAGGGCAAGGTTGCGTATCATTAAAATCTATAGCAGAAGAAAATAATTTAAGTGATTTGTATTTAGAGCAACTTGTAGGTCCGCTAAGAAATGCAGGATTAATACGTAGCGTGCGTGGTGCTAAAGGCGGTTATCAATTAAGAGTGCCAGCAGAAGAAATAAGCGCTGGAGATATTATTCGACTTTTAGAAGGGCCTATTACATTCGTTGAAAGTATCGAGTCTGAGCCACCAGCACAAAAACAATTATGGATTAGAATGCGTGATGCAGTAAGAGATGTACTTGATAATACTACACTTAAATATTTAGCAGAATATAAAGAAACAGATAATCTAGACGGGTACATGTTCTATATTTAA
- a CDS encoding CsbD family protein: protein MADENKFEQAKGNVKETVGNVTDDDKLEKEGKKDKGSGKAKEVVENAKDKANDVIDKFKK, encoded by the coding sequence ATGGCTGATGAAAACAAATTTGAACAAGCTAAAGGTAATGTTAAAGAAACAGTAGGTAACGTTACTGATGATGACAAACTTGAAAAAGAAGGTAAGAAAGACAAAGGTTCAGGCAAAGCTAAAGAAGTTGTAGAAAATGCAAAAGATAAAGCTAACGATGTAATTGATAAATTTAAAAAATAA
- a CDS encoding LLM class flavin-dependent oxidoreductase has protein sequence MTEIKLSALNLVPIREGQTDKDAIDDMVKLAQNLEKLNFERYWIAEHHNAPNLVSSATALLIQHTLEHTHSIKVGSGGIMLPNHAPLIVAEQFGTMATVFPNRVDLGLGRAPGTDMMTASALRRDQHNGVYEFPDEVEQLATYFGPANQQGYVRAYPAVDKNVPLYVLGSSTDSAHLAARKGLPYVFAGHFAPQQMQDAMEIYKSLFEPSDVLDKPYMIVCLNAIVAETDAEAEYLASTQAQVMVSITRGRMQPVQPPTDDLQGLLTPREFELAKQRMSQSLIGSEATVKEKLQNFIAENGDIDELMAISYIYDQEAQLDSYKRLNKLVSEMNNN, from the coding sequence ATGACAGAAATAAAGTTATCCGCGCTAAATCTTGTTCCTATTAGAGAAGGACAAACAGATAAAGACGCAATTGATGATATGGTCAAATTAGCTCAAAATCTTGAAAAGCTTAATTTCGAAAGATATTGGATAGCTGAACACCATAATGCCCCTAATTTGGTTAGTTCGGCTACAGCATTACTAATTCAACATACATTAGAACATACACATTCTATTAAAGTTGGATCTGGTGGTATCATGTTGCCAAACCATGCACCATTAATCGTCGCAGAGCAGTTTGGTACTATGGCAACCGTATTTCCAAATCGTGTAGATTTAGGACTTGGTAGAGCGCCAGGTACAGACATGATGACTGCTAGCGCTTTACGCCGAGATCAACATAATGGCGTATACGAATTCCCAGACGAAGTTGAACAACTTGCAACTTATTTTGGTCCAGCTAATCAACAAGGATATGTTCGTGCTTATCCAGCCGTAGATAAAAATGTTCCACTTTATGTTTTAGGTTCTTCAACTGATTCAGCTCATTTGGCTGCTCGTAAAGGTTTACCATATGTATTCGCTGGTCATTTTGCCCCTCAACAGATGCAAGATGCCATGGAAATATATAAGTCATTATTCGAACCATCTGATGTTTTAGACAAACCTTATATGATTGTTTGTTTGAATGCGATCGTAGCTGAAACTGATGCAGAAGCCGAATATTTAGCTTCAACACAAGCACAAGTCATGGTCAGTATTACACGTGGTAGAATGCAACCTGTTCAACCACCAACAGATGATTTACAAGGATTATTAACACCTAGAGAATTTGAATTAGCAAAACAACGTATGTCACAATCTCTTATTGGCTCTGAAGCAACAGTAAAAGAAAAACTTCAGAACTTTATTGCGGAAAATGGTGATATAGACGAATTAATGGCTATTAGTTATATCTACGACCAAGAAGCACAATTAGATTCATATAAGAGATTGAATAAATTAGTTTCAGAAATGAATAATAACTAA
- the sal gene encoding Sal family ABC-F type ribosomal protection protein: MSFYYARKPFEPYGKTLIDNINISIEDGEHVVIIGNNGVGKTSLLAKIYETYSDNAYYMEQDLTNYRELTAIDYIISLDSNLYQMKMNLEADLNALAKYIEYDGYGFEQKIVTQAKQFKITEDTLTKPLKHLSGGEQTRIAIIRAILSRQTLLLLDEPTNHLDNDMVKDLCRFINHSTQTIIMISHHRTFINNVASHIIAINNKETTKYEGNYDDYKNITDLAIKSQNNAYIKQQQQIKQLEKNIQRVKQWHESSSAQTSVRDPVGQKKLSKLMKRAKTKETQTQQLIANKNVTKPTSDNIAQIKLYNGQQFNNRSLFQLHQMSYQNEHEILFDNVDITMKKGENVLLTGPNGSGKSMFVKLLTGLIQPTSGTINISPSLEVACFEQQNNNLNFDNTPMEMLLELPNMTRSSAQTILNAFNFGHDSLFEKISNLSMGEKSRLQFALLFFAEPHLLILDEPTNYFDIHTQELIMEMLKEFSGQVLLITHDEYLKSKFAGTHWYIKDCKIINSALQPKLDDDVDSTLSLLEDFKHIDEFGHYQTDD; encoded by the coding sequence ATGTCTTTTTATTATGCACGAAAACCGTTCGAACCATATGGCAAAACACTAATTGATAATATAAATATAAGTATAGAAGATGGGGAACATGTCGTTATCATTGGTAATAATGGCGTAGGAAAGACCTCATTATTAGCAAAAATCTATGAAACTTATAGTGATAATGCTTACTATATGGAACAAGATTTAACAAACTACAGAGAACTAACTGCGATAGATTACATTATTTCATTAGATTCAAATTTGTATCAGATGAAAATGAACTTAGAAGCCGATTTAAATGCTTTAGCCAAATATATTGAATATGATGGCTATGGCTTTGAACAGAAGATAGTGACTCAAGCGAAGCAATTTAAAATTACTGAAGATACTTTAACTAAACCACTTAAACATTTAAGTGGTGGCGAACAAACGAGGATAGCTATTATTAGAGCTATATTATCGCGACAAACATTGTTATTACTCGACGAACCAACAAACCATTTAGACAATGATATGGTAAAAGATTTATGTCGTTTTATTAATCATTCTACTCAAACCATTATAATGATTTCACATCATCGTACCTTTATTAACAATGTTGCAAGTCATATCATTGCTATTAATAATAAAGAAACCACAAAATATGAAGGTAATTATGATGATTATAAAAATATTACAGATTTAGCCATTAAATCTCAGAACAATGCTTACATTAAGCAACAACAACAGATTAAACAGTTAGAAAAAAATATTCAACGTGTCAAACAATGGCATGAATCATCTAGTGCACAGACTAGTGTGCGAGATCCAGTAGGACAGAAAAAATTAAGTAAACTTATGAAACGTGCTAAAACTAAAGAAACACAAACGCAGCAGCTTATAGCAAATAAGAATGTAACTAAGCCTACTTCGGATAATATTGCTCAAATTAAACTCTATAACGGGCAACAGTTTAACAATAGAAGCCTTTTCCAATTACATCAAATGAGTTATCAAAACGAACATGAAATATTATTTGATAATGTAGATATTACAATGAAAAAGGGGGAAAATGTTTTATTAACTGGACCGAACGGTAGTGGCAAATCGATGTTTGTAAAATTACTTACGGGGCTTATTCAGCCAACAAGCGGTACAATCAATATTTCACCGTCATTAGAAGTAGCATGCTTTGAGCAACAAAATAATAATTTAAACTTTGATAACACACCTATGGAAATGTTATTGGAACTGCCTAATATGACTCGGAGTAGTGCCCAAACAATTTTAAATGCATTTAATTTTGGCCATGATAGTTTATTTGAGAAGATCAGTAATCTTTCTATGGGTGAAAAAAGTAGACTTCAATTTGCATTATTATTTTTTGCAGAACCACATCTGCTTATTTTAGACGAACCAACTAATTATTTCGATATTCACACGCAAGAGTTAATCATGGAGATGTTAAAAGAATTTAGTGGCCAAGTATTATTAATTACACACGATGAATATTTAAAAAGTAAGTTTGCTGGGACACATTGGTATATTAAAGATTGCAAAATAATAAATTCAGCCTTACAACCTAAATTAGATGACGACGTGGATAGCACGTTGTCTTTATTAGAAGATTTTAAACATATAGATGAATTTGGTCATTACCAAACAGACGACTAG
- a CDS encoding cysteine desulfurase family protein, which translates to MEVYADNAATTPVKQPVIDKMMELYTLHYGNPSSIHSIGRDARKYLDESRRAIAQMLGAKTNEVIFTSGATESNNTAIKGIAYKHQHKGKHLITSKIEHHSVLHVFEQLENEGFTVTYLDVDEQGIIDIEQLKNAITNDTILVSIMFVNNEVGTVQPMYEIDDIVKNSNAMFHVDAVQAIGHLDIDFNEFSIDSMSITAHKFGGPKGIGVLLVKEGTMMRYMQLGGEQETKRRAGTENIPQIAGLTEALKLATDNLDDNNVHLMSLKNLFLVKLQERSVPFEVNGSMVDTTGHVVNLYFPFIDVETMLTLLDLSNIYVSSGSACTAGSTTPSHVLAAMYDDDERAKHSVRFSFNELNTEAEIKYIAMEIHKIYHKFKEE; encoded by the coding sequence ATGGAAGTTTATGCAGATAATGCTGCAACCACACCGGTTAAACAGCCAGTAATTGATAAAATGATGGAACTTTATACTTTACATTATGGTAATCCATCTTCAATTCATAGTATTGGTAGAGATGCACGTAAATATTTAGACGAATCACGTAGAGCAATTGCTCAAATGTTAGGTGCTAAAACGAACGAAGTTATATTTACAAGTGGCGCTACTGAATCTAATAATACAGCGATTAAAGGTATTGCTTATAAGCATCAACATAAAGGTAAGCATCTTATTACATCAAAAATTGAACATCATTCTGTATTACATGTCTTTGAACAACTTGAAAACGAAGGATTCACTGTAACTTATCTTGATGTAGACGAACAAGGCATTATCGACATTGAACAATTGAAAAATGCTATAACGAATGACACAATTTTAGTATCAATTATGTTTGTTAATAATGAAGTAGGTACTGTGCAACCTATGTATGAAATAGATGATATCGTCAAAAACTCAAATGCAATGTTTCATGTTGATGCTGTGCAGGCGATAGGTCATTTGGATATAGATTTTAACGAATTTAGCATTGATTCTATGAGTATTACTGCACATAAATTTGGTGGGCCTAAAGGTATTGGCGTATTATTAGTTAAAGAAGGTACAATGATGCGTTATATGCAACTAGGTGGAGAACAAGAAACCAAGCGTCGTGCAGGTACAGAAAATATCCCTCAAATTGCGGGACTAACAGAAGCATTAAAGCTAGCCACAGATAATTTGGATGACAATAACGTACACTTAATGTCATTGAAAAATTTGTTTTTAGTTAAATTACAAGAAAGATCAGTACCATTTGAAGTGAATGGATCGATGGTAGATACGACTGGTCACGTAGTAAACTTATATTTTCCGTTTATAGATGTTGAAACAATGCTGACATTATTAGATTTGTCTAATATATATGTTTCTTCAGGTTCAGCATGCACAGCAGGATCTACGACACCTTCGCATGTATTAGCGGCAATGTACGATGACGATGAGCGAGCAAAACATTCAGTAAGGTTTAGTTTTAATGAATTAAATACAGAGGCAGAAATCAAATATATAGCGATGGAAATTCACAAAATCTATCATAAATTTAAGGAGGAATAA
- the mnmA gene encoding tRNA 2-thiouridine(34) synthase MnmA has protein sequence MGNENTRVVVGMSGGVDSSVTAHLLKEQGYDVIGIFMKNWDDTDENGVCTATEDYNDVIAVCNQIGIPYYAVNFEQQYWDKVFTYFLDEYKKGRTPNPDVMCNKEIKFKAFLEHALKLGADFVATGHYARIKRHEDGHVEMLRGVDNNKDQTYFLNQLSQEQLSKVMFPIGDIDKKEVRKIAEEQNLATAKKKDSTGICFIGERNFKTFLSQYLPAQAGKMVTLNGEVKGEHGGLMYYTIGQRHGLGIGGDGDPWFVVGKNLEENVLYVEQGFDHDALYSDYLIASDISFVNDVDLTNGFECTAKFRYRQKDTKVFVQKESDNAIRVTFDVPVRAITPGQAVVFYDGEVCLGGATIDDVYKNSGQLSYVV, from the coding sequence TTGGGCAATGAAAATACACGTGTAGTTGTTGGTATGTCAGGTGGTGTTGATAGTTCCGTTACAGCGCATTTATTAAAAGAGCAAGGTTATGATGTCATTGGCATCTTTATGAAAAATTGGGACGATACAGATGAAAATGGCGTATGTACAGCGACAGAAGATTATAATGATGTCATTGCAGTTTGTAATCAAATTGGTATCCCGTATTATGCGGTCAATTTTGAACAACAATACTGGGATAAAGTATTCACATACTTCCTAGATGAATATAAAAAAGGTAGAACACCAAATCCAGATGTAATGTGTAATAAAGAAATTAAATTTAAAGCATTTTTAGAACATGCACTTAAACTAGGTGCAGATTTTGTAGCAACAGGTCATTATGCCCGCATTAAACGACATGAAGATGGTCATGTAGAAATGTTAAGAGGCGTTGACAATAATAAAGACCAAACTTATTTCTTAAACCAATTATCTCAAGAACAATTATCAAAAGTTATGTTCCCTATTGGAGATATTGATAAAAAAGAAGTTAGAAAAATAGCAGAAGAACAAAACTTAGCCACTGCTAAGAAAAAAGATTCAACTGGTATTTGTTTCATTGGTGAAAGAAACTTCAAAACATTTTTATCACAATATTTACCGGCTCAAGCAGGTAAAATGGTAACATTAAATGGCGAAGTTAAAGGTGAACACGGTGGTTTGATGTATTATACGATTGGCCAACGTCATGGTCTAGGTATAGGTGGCGATGGTGACCCATGGTTCGTAGTAGGTAAAAACTTAGAAGAAAACGTACTTTATGTTGAACAAGGTTTTGACCACGATGCACTTTATAGTGATTATTTAATTGCTTCAGACATCTCATTCGTAAATGATGTAGATTTAACAAATGGCTTTGAATGTACTGCTAAATTTAGATATCGTCAAAAAGATACAAAAGTATTTGTACAAAAAGAATCAGATAATGCAATACGTGTTACTTTTGATGTGCCAGTACGTGCAATTACTCCAGGTCAAGCAGTCGTATTTTATGACGGCGAAGTTTGTTTAGGTGGAGCAACAATTGACGACGTTTATAAAAATTCTGGTCAATTAAGTTACGTAGTATAA
- a CDS encoding tetratricopeptide repeat protein, with translation MEQEEIYNYIKQGQNDKALQALFDNIENNPQEIENYINAGILIAEAGEIEHAETFFQKALTIDAENGAVYYNLANVYYNEGRFNEAIKLYQTALQHAKDGLVDKIDANYMIGMSFNQLESFKQAMPFLMTAAEADDRQDVEVQFQYGLVLCHLEMFDQAIEQLNYVLTLDNEHVDALYNLGLATYMSTENVDDALNYFNKAVAINPEHHMSQHAITTFKSIQEEE, from the coding sequence ATGGAACAAGAAGAAATTTATAATTATATTAAACAAGGTCAAAATGATAAGGCGTTACAAGCTTTATTTGATAATATAGAAAATAACCCACAAGAAATAGAAAATTACATCAATGCAGGTATATTAATAGCAGAAGCGGGCGAAATTGAACATGCTGAAACATTTTTCCAAAAAGCATTAACAATAGATGCTGAGAACGGTGCTGTTTATTATAATTTAGCAAATGTATATTATAATGAAGGTCGTTTTAATGAAGCTATCAAGTTATATCAAACTGCATTACAACATGCCAAAGATGGTTTAGTGGATAAGATTGACGCAAATTATATGATAGGTATGTCATTTAACCAACTTGAATCATTTAAACAAGCGATGCCATTTTTAATGACGGCAGCTGAAGCGGATGACCGACAAGATGTGGAAGTTCAATTCCAATATGGTTTAGTATTATGTCATTTAGAGATGTTTGATCAAGCAATTGAACAATTAAATTACGTATTAACATTAGACAATGAACACGTTGATGCGCTTTATAATTTAGGTTTAGCTACATATATGAGTACTGAAAACGTTGATGATGCTTTAAATTACTTTAATAAAGCAGTAGCTATTAACCCGGAACACCATATGAGCCAACACGCGATAACAACTTTTAAATCAATTCAAGAGGAGGAGTAA